The proteins below come from a single Actinomycetota bacterium genomic window:
- a CDS encoding MmcQ/YjbR family DNA-binding protein — protein MTTDPLEALRRLCLALPEATERLSHGEPTWFVRGKTTFVSYADHHHDDRLAFWCAAPQGTQEALVAADPTRFFRPPYVGQRGWLGVYLDVPVDWDEIAELVTDAYRTVAPRRLVAELDARQP, from the coding sequence ATGACCACCGACCCGCTGGAGGCCCTGCGGCGGCTCTGCCTCGCCCTCCCCGAGGCGACCGAACGCCTCAGCCACGGCGAGCCGACCTGGTTCGTCCGCGGCAAGACGACCTTCGTCAGCTACGCCGACCACCACCACGACGACCGCCTCGCCTTCTGGTGCGCCGCCCCCCAGGGCACCCAGGAGGCCCTGGTCGCCGCCGACCCCACCCGCTTCTTCCGTCCCCCGTACGTCGGCCAGCGCGGCTGGCTCGGCGTCTACCTCGACGTCCCCGTCGACTGGGACGAGATCGCCGAGCTCGTCACCGACGCCTACCGGACCGTCGCCCCCCGGCGCCTGGTCGCCGAGCTCGACGCCCGCCAGCCCTAG